Sequence from the Lepidochelys kempii isolate rLepKem1 chromosome 7, rLepKem1.hap2, whole genome shotgun sequence genome:
ACATAGGGAAATTGTTGGCTTCAGTAAGGACACAAGCTATGCACAGCTTTACAGATCAATTTCAAACACCTCAAACTGCAACCAGAAGCCAATTAGCATAGTTTCTGAAGAACAGCTGCAACAAATGCAACTTATTTTTTCCAGTCTCCTATAACAAGTAACAATGGATTttaccacatttaaaaaaaatcttgagacACCAAGTATAGAAAATTCCAtccccaaaataaaatgttttggaaaGAGTTTTGTATCCTGAACTATAATAGTAGACATTTGTGATTactactgaaaaaaacaaaaccacaaatggAATAAAATTATTTCTCTGCTATGAAGTGTTTATAGGCAATAGTTATCAAAACATACCTAGAACTTCCGTTTTATATTTAGACTTTTTGACAGCTAGATCAAACACGGTGATGTTCCTTTGAACAGCCATGCGATCTTGGTGCATTACTGCTATTCTTGCTGGTGTTTTTGGTAACCAGCAGACAACAGCACAATTGTTGACAGGCATAGAACTAGATACGGGTGGTTCATCCACTGGGTTAATCAAGCAATCTGTATAAAACATCTGGTGTAGGGAAAAACGAAGACAAATATACTATTCAGTCTGCAGTGCCATCTATGAAAAAAACTTAAAGACTTCATAATTTTTGCTAAGGATTTTTTCCATAAAGAAAAGCTTTTTGCTAAATCAGATTTATTGAAGTTTATCTTTCGATGGTTTATTAAAAGTCATCACAGAATGAAAAATATGAGTTTGATGCTTGTGAAAGTATGGGATAGGACCTGGCATAGCTGAGCCTTAGAGCTTGCCTCCATTTAGCAGGGGATTGACAGCCAGTGATCGATCCACCAAGGGTCAATTTAGCGGGACTAGTGAAaacccgctaaatcaaccactGATCACTCTCCCGTAGACTCCACTGGAACCAGAAGCGTAAGGTAAGTCGATgagagagtttctcccgtcgaccaagtgcagtgtagacaccgcaataagtcaacctaaggtacgtcgactccagctacattattcacatagctggagttgcgtaacttaggtccatttagcccagtaccGTAGAGCTGCCCATAGACTGAGCTGGATTCcttacacagctctgccagtgtatCTGAATGTTTAATGACAGCATTCTCTGCTATTCCACTCCACTTTCCTTTTGTCCAAGAGGCAGTTGTGCTAAAATGTGCATGTGGAAAGGGTGTAGGGGGTGTTGGATGCTAGCAGAGTACTGCCGAAAGTGGAACTTTCTGCACGAAGAAGGATCACAAATGACTTGTGGCTTGGTTTATTATTTTGTGAGGTGTTTCTAGTAAACTTTTCAGTGTCCATTCTGAAACATAATCTGATCTGTCAAGGGCGGTTGAAACTTTGTTGTTGCTCAAGTTATCTAATTTATGGTAGAATATCTCTTATACAAATACGAGTCTAGGGTGAATTCAAAGCTGGTTGGGAaacattttctgcaaaaatgtATCCGGAATTGGGACAAAAATGCCAAAACCTCAAATTTTCACAGAACTGAAATCCCAcattattttgtttcagaaacactgaaacatggtgtttccaaaatgaaatgtgcTCCCTAGGATCCCTGGCTGCCCATCTAGTAGGCTGCAGTGGAGATGGGGACCCCAGAAACCCTGACAGCTGCTAAGGAAAGTAATGATTGTCTCACTGCTGCCCATCACTGAATAACAGttgtgaaattgaccagattCTGGTCAAGTTACTcatcttgtcagtttcactgctgctatttagtggtgggcagcagtgaaactgaaaaTAATGGTCAGTTTGTCTGCGTCTGCCAGAGTTCTTGGGTCCTCTATAGCCTACCTGGTGAACTGACTGGGAGTGTTGATTCACAAGCTCCTGTTACAGCCAGGGCTCTCAGAAGCTGGGCAATAGAGGGAAGTAACTGGCCTGGAAGATATAGGGTCCTGAATCCAGGGAAGTCCGCGTAGGCAATCTGGCAGAAAACCAGGCAGGAGTCCAATATAAATTTGTCAAAATCTACCCCTCTCCAAAAACACCATTTAGGTTTTGACAAATCAACAAATTCCGATGAAAAAAGTGTCTTGTTGGAATTTAGCTGAACCTAGCTGTTAGCAAGGAAATTCAGTTGTAAGATTTCTCATTCTGTAAAGATCAAGAGCTTGACAGTAACCCCACTAGGTGCGTCAGATGCCCAATACTGAGAACAAGTTATTTGTTTACTCTTCCAGCAAAGGTTCCAcggtatttttatttttctaattttcacATTAGTTATTAGCAGATATGGAAAATTGCTACATAGGCTCTACTTGCACCACAAAAAATATAATGCAACATTTTAGATATTCAAATTCAGCCTGTTGCATTACAAGCAGAGTGTTTTGTAACAGAGAAAGGTGCATTATAAATTATGTGTAATGCCATTAACATTTATGGGATAAAATACATTGAGCACTTCGTTCAGGAAGGGCAAATTCTTTATGTGAATTAGGAAAATATTCTAACAAAGGAAGAATAAATATTTTCCTACTTTGAGATAGAGATTGTTCTAGTGTATATAAATGCTGCTGAGTCCATTAGTCAGTAAGATATGCCAATAGATCCAAGAGGAAGGCAAGACACTATATTAAAACGTTGTAGAGACCCTATATTTAAATGCAGTTTCCAATTTTATGTGAAGCATACTGTACCTTTGGAAATGTATTTGCATTCTCAGTAGATCCAGCAACTAGCCATTGCTTGTCCGGTGAACAAAGTAATAAATCAATGCTAGAGTTTTGAAATGCTGCAATACATGAAACCTGATTTAGATTAGGAACTTCTAACGTATAGATAGCACCTCCTGCAGTAGCCACCTACAATAAAGAAAAGATGAGTAAGAAACATGGTTACATCCCAGCTTCTGTAAAAAAAGAATTTATATGAATCCAAAGGTTTCGTGCTCATGACATCAAGCATTTTTGTCTCATTTGAATTTAAACTTCGAGTGGTACTATCGGCACCAGGCTTGAAGACTAAAGTGTATCTTACATCAAGATGTGCATAGCACAAAATCCCCCACATAGTCAattcaaaagaaaaggaaacttcCTACTgaggcttttaaaaagaaaaagcagagtCCATTTTTAGGGGTCATCACAGATGGTTTCCCGATGCTCTTACAGCAGTTGGCATACAGAATGAACCACCTCCTTATATGTGGTGAATCAGACACCTTCTATGTATTGTATATCAggagcagcagaaacaaaaggcAGTGGAGAGAGATTTCCTAATGATTCAACGTCTTTGATTCCAGTCTCTGAAGTGGGAATTCAATTCTCCGCCAGTCCATCAAGTGCTACTGCAGTAGCACAATGCCACTATGCTGTAATTTTGAACTGCTATAATATACATTCAGTCCTCTTAACCCTGTTCCCAGCAGTTATGAGAAATACAGGAATGTGTAGTACTCATCCCCTCGCTAGCAGCACTAACTCCACAGAGGGCTGAAACAGTCACTTCCCAAATAAACCCCACAGACACAACTATAAATAAAGCCTTTTTCTATTCCTATCCAAAATAAGCTCAAATTCTATTGTCCTGCTCTGGCATACTTCCACACCACACATGCCTGTACTTGTTCCATTGTAATAGCAAGGCAGAAAATGTACATTACAACCATTTGTGTAAGCACTTAGTATGTGGCATTTTCCTGTGTTCTAGATACTTTGTTCCaaaaagatgtagacaaactcAGGGGAGTCCAAGGAAGAGGGCTTGGAGGAAAGATTAGAAGAACTAAATATAATGTGGATAAGGAGCAACTCGAAGGGGATATGATGGTCTCCAAAGTGTATAAACACAAGGGAGCATGACTGTGCTATAATCAACAGAAAAAGAATGAAGTtagtaaaataataaatttgaagCTAAATATCAGAACTCCAGGCTGTGAGAACTAAAGCCCTTGGAAGAGACACATCTACACAGTCTAGTGGTTAAAGTTCCATCCCTGAAGACTTTTGAAATGAGACTGGATGAAGCACTAGATCATAGATCATCCAGTGCAGAATAATTAATTCTTTACAGACTGTcctaggatgaaatcctggcctcagtgaagttaattgaagttttgccattgattccaATAGGGCTGAGATTTTACCTGAAGTCTCTTTCAATAAATTTTATGCACCTTTAATTCCTATCTCCCAGTGCTTAAAATGCACCATATCAGAAGTGTATTCCTCGTTATTTTAAGTGAGCACATATCTAGGTGTAGCTGATCTTGTTAGATAAGTGGTCATTAATTTACAGTCACCTTGGTTTACTTACAGTTAGGAAGGGCTTATTGTTCACTGAGTAGGTAACCAGACTGGACGAGGACGACGATGTAGAGAATGCAGCAAGCTCTTCCCCAGTTTCTCCATGCCAGACTTTAATGGTTCCAAAGGCGTCTGTGCTGATTGCTAGTTTGTACTGTGGGACAGTAATAACCTTTACAAATGGCACTTCCTGGGAGGGACTTGACCATATCTGTGTACCCTGAACAAAAATATGCAGTTAGAGGCCAGCTTATGGgcattttaaatagatttaaattgtTATCAGTAATGCATCCCCTTTTTCCCAGTTGCTTGTTTTCATATGTATATACCATTGAAGATATTACCTATTTCAATAACCTTTTCCTTGGTATTTTCCAGTCTGTGTGTTAAAATAGTTTTCCTTTAACATGATAGCCATTATTTTCTCCTTGTTGGAACTCTCTTCCCCCACTGGATTCTACTAATGACTCAGCTTACtccattgtatttcaaaaatccTAAATTGCAGCCAAGAAGCTGTTTCCAAAGATGACATCATTTTAAATAACCTGATGTTTCCCTTGCACCACAAATCTCACTTGTTCTCCCCACACCCAATGACTGCAGACCACAGGACTGGAAAATTCCACTCCTTCACCCCCACTTGATAGCAAGAATCTGCAATAGTTCCTAAATCTtccttctctccttttctcttttactgTCCCTACCATCTTTAGGGTACCATCACAAACTGATCTGCATTGAGAATTAAAAGCACATTTTAGAGCCACATGTACATGCAGGCAGACTACACAGCAACATTTGCTACCTTGCTATGCAGATTCATCTCAGTTTGGACCCTTTGGTACTCAAGTCCCGGGTCTCTCCTGAGCAGGAACTGCTAATAGCATTTCACTCTGCCAAAATGGATGGTGGTTTCTAAAGTGGTCTAATGATCACAAGAATTAAATGGAGACCAAGCACACGTCCACAAGTCATCTTTGCAAGAATTGATTCTAGTGGCCCAGTTCACCTTTGGCATAATTCTGTTCAGGTCAACTGATACAAGCGGAGGTGCACCTGCTTGCTTCCATGGGTCAAGTTCTATCCTGTTGTAACTGACACAGAAATCCTGGGCTGAACTCAACAGTAACAAACAGTGTTATAAATTAGTCAGAAAATGGGTGTGCATGTCAGATGATTGATGTTATTGGTCACGGTCCATCGATTTACCATTTAATAGGCATGCAAATTGTAGGTGGGTAATAGTGCATGCCAAAGGTTTGTAGGGGGGAAATCCTACCAATACTGGCATCAGCTAACTTAAAAGTTTGCCATATTATTGCACTCATTTCCCCAACCATGTTTACAAGGGTCTGTCTCTCATAGTTGATCTTGAATGCTTTACATTTGGCCAGTTAAACGACACTGGTTCAATTTAAGCTGTATTTTCTAACTGTACATGATAATGTGCAGTCCTGGAGTACCTTAATATTACCATTTTAAATTTTGATTGCATTTAACAAGTCTAGTTTCTCTAAAAGTAATATTCCCCAATAGCTCTTTTCAGGGGCACCAACCTAAAGCTTATTCAGTgactaccttaaaaaaaaaaaaagaaagaaatcaacaCATACGGCACTTTAATCTTATTGCAACATTTCACATGAACCTTTAGGCAAGACTGTCAGGCTAAACATTGTGTAGTCTGTCCCCCCCTCCCAGACAAAGCAACTACAGCAAATACTTTTGCTCTTAGAAATGCTGATCTAAGATCTAATTCaaatgaagccaatggagcttTGATGCATGAAGGACCTTCACAGTAATAGGACAGAATACTAGAAATATGAATTGCTTGCATACTCTGCCAGATCTCAGATCAGTTCCTCTCAAATGTGGACAGAGAAGTCAGGGAAGAAAAGTCTGATCTCATTAATATACCATGGTTTTTGTGCTGTGATTTGAATTAGATATTGAACATTATGGATGGACCACAAGCCTGCATCTCTAGTCAGAATTTAAGGCTGGAAGGAACCATCCAACACCCACACGCTAAACCCCACAATCAAAATGAGACTAAAGGACTAGCCTattctgtgccacaggcagagaataggagcgCCCAACCTGCACCAGTGCCCGaggcccccacaatggcagggaaatgtcAGACTCTCCTAAAAACAAATTGTTTGCTCCTACAACTCCTATTGGGAGAGTGTTCGAGAACCTctttcctctgatggttagaagccttctaaatttcagcctgaatttgttcatggacaGTTTACATTCAATTGcttttgtgccaacattgtcctttatcTTAAATAGCTCTTtgcctccctggtatttacccctcctcccccaacataTTTATAGATAATCATCCCTTCTCAGACTTTTGCTAgcctaaataagccaagctcttccagtctgtCATAAAATACGCCCTCCATTCCCCAGTCATCCTATTTCCTGAATGTGGGTGACCACAATTGTATCCAGTATCCCAAGCGAGGTGTTACTAGTACTTTGTACAATGGCATCATTGTttctctgtctctactggaaatgcctctcctaatacatcctaggattgcatttgcctttttcacagccacattaaATTGATGACTCAGTTATCCTGTTCTTGAccctctcctcctctgtcgcttccaactgaTGGACTCCACATGAGTACCCGGGGTGTTAATCTTTTGTGATCAAGACTGGCACTACTGCTAaaaagggctttaaactaggagATGAGGTTGCAAGAGGCTCATGAAGTCTCCAGTGTACTGAAGCCAGGGTCTGAGGGAAACAACtgaagtgcttgtacacaaatgcaaggaatcTGGGCAACAGAATGGAGGAACTGGTACTACTGGTGCAGGAGGTTAAACCAGCAATAGGGATTATAGAAACGTGGTGGGAAAGCACTCATGGCTGGAATAGAGGTATTGAAGGTTATGTACTGTTTAAGAGAGAGAAGAATAAAGGGTAGCATTGTACATCAACCAAGCTGTAAACTTAAAGAAGTGATAGTACAGACAAAATCTGCTTGGGTCAAAATCACATTGGGAAAGGGTTGGTAAAAGGAGGTTCTCCTGGGATAGTATTAGGGGTCTGCTATAGACTCGAAGAGTCAGACTCTGTTATGGATAGCAATCACTTCAGTATTATTAGAGAAATACTTTGCGGACTTGTGTCATAATGGGAAACTTTAAACTTCCTTGATATAGATTGTAGAACAAATACTACTGATaataaatactactaataatacTTGTAAGGCCCAgttattcctggatgtgatagatgACAGTTGTCTTCATCAAAtagtcactgaaccaacaagaggtgatgcaaTTTTAGACTTAATTTTGTTAAGTAGCGAGACATCACAGAAGAGCAGGTCATAGGAAATAATCTTGGATTGAGTGATCACAAATTGATTCGCTTTAAATTAAATGAAGGACAACCCAAACCATGTAATCAACTCTGTTTTTTTATTTCCAAAGGGCAGACTTGGGGAAAGTAAGGAAATTACTTTAAGTCAGTTGGAGTGAAGAGCTCAAGGACTTAAATCCGAAAGAGGCTTGAAATTTCTTCGAATCAACTATACAAAAACAATCTGTATTTTGCAAAACTTGTAGGGAAAGGTTCCAGACCCCCCCTAGATGAATAGCCACCTCAAAAAAGGTTCATAGGAGGAAGCAGAGAGCTTATAGGGAACGGGAAAAGGGGCTTATCAGCAAACAAAGCTATATTGTAAAAGTTAGaaaaatgtaggaataaagtgagaattgctaaaagtcaagctgaattagctcttgccaaggaaattaaataataggggtttttttttttatgtaaataaaaagGAAGGATGAGGTTGGGCCACTATGCAGTGTGAGTGGCAAAGAGATTTAAGATCTAGTTATGGCCCCAAAACTAAAACTAGTGGATGTTCTCTTCTGAACATTAAAAAATGCTACGATTTCCCCCTGCATAACATTAGAGAGATGACACTAGGAACAAAAACTGGGTTATCTGTAGTCCCCCTTCCTTATTTACATATTAGCCATCTTATGGCATCTGTTTTTTTGGAATAGTTCACTCAGTTTGAATTGAAAAGCATGGGCAATGTTTGACCTGTATTTTAACTATTACCTTCTGATGATTTACAGCTATTCTAGAACAACAAATTGTGTAAGAGGAGTTGGATacataattgttttttaaatgagggtATCACTATTCTTGATTGTGACACTGGACTTGTAAAGGAGTGTGCATCTCACCTCTTGGACCTGCCATGCTCGGATAGTGCCATCAGTAGATGCAGTGCAAACCACAGACCTCAGCTTTCCAGCGCCAAACACATGCTCGTTGTCTGAGAGATAAGCCAGACCAACTATTTTACctacaataataaaatacaacaaaaatatCAGTATGACTGTCAACTAATTTCATGCCCACCAGGAACAGTAAGGCCCCTATCCAGCAAAGCATTAAATGGGAGACTAATGGCATTAAGCAGAATGGGGATGCAAATCTGGGGAGGTCTGGATTGCTTCCTGGCACGTTATCATTCTGCACTTTCAAACACGGCCTAGTAGTTTGTTCCTAATATTCAGAGGAACGGTAGATACAGTGTTCCATTTTTCATGAGTGTGATGACTCACTTATTAGCGTAGCCCATGCTGTTATCCAAAACCTGTtcagtcaaaataaaaaaaacttttcatgcaacaacaacaacaaaagcgtCTGCAGGAGAGAAAATAAATCACATAAATTATTCCCGATGCTGACGAGGTGATTAAACAATATTTATTTCAGCAAATAACTCTTCAGAATAATACCTGGGTAGCAATAAAATGCCTTAGTTAAAACTGTTAACCCTTTGCTTGACAATCTTACTGTTTGAAAATATGATGTATTCCAAGACTTGCATTCTAGTTGGTTTTATAATATGATGCCTTCATGGCTTGAGTTAGTGCAATTTACCCTTTAATTTCATGCTATCTGAAGGGAATAGAATAAATTAGATTCAACTTTTATTGGTATGTGGAATCAAGAGTCCAGTCTTATTTTTATGTGTGGGTGCTATTTAATTTGGATTTCACTGAAGGTGACATGCAACTCAGAggatatagggccagatttttaaaaggtatgtgTGTGTCTAAAGATAaagataggcacctaactccctttaaaaatctggccatagTTATCAGGGAAGAGAGAATTTATTTAAGCAGCATGGAATAACAGATGagatttttatttggttttatgTCACTGTCTTTGAAGATGACATTTTCTGCAAAATGTTATGGGATGAAGCtagtaattttaaaacattcaggCTCTGCTCTCCCGAGAATGTGCACACCCCATCATACCATACAGCCAATTTTCCAAGGTGCTTCAACTGAATCTGAAGATTTTCCCCATGGTTTTGTACCAGTAAAACTTTCCAGCTTTTGGATTTATGGGATTTGCATGTAAAAAAATGCATGTTCAAACTGGGAACAACAATTTTTCAGGCTGCTAAAGTCTTTATTGCTAATGTATAAAGCATTTGTCTGCCTAGATCCCATGAGGGGTTGGATCCATTTGTACAAAACACCTTACAACAGAAGTAACCATTCTTTTTACCGTTTTCTCACATACCTTTATGCCCCCTCATGGACCTACATATATAATCAGCTGATGGCCGGCCTGATGCCATTTCATGCTCAAGTTTGGAGCGGTGGAGATAGTACTGTTTCCATGTCTGCATACCCGGAGTCAGGTTGGAAATATTGCAAAAGGTCCAACGATCTAGGCACATCCTTCTATAAAACATAAAGGTGACACTATTCAGTTAAAAGTAAGGGATGGTCATTCTGCAACACTTTTCCTTAACGATTCACATTTGCTGGATGTCACTAGCTAGGTacatgcaaatatttgtcatgGATAAAAGCATGATTTTGTTATTTACTTGGAGAATTTAAGATGTGGCAATGGAGAAAGGGAATTCTTCCCCAGTCACAAAACAAGACCCTGCAGTTACCATCATGAAATATGAAGAGATGGAAACAAGGAAATGCCATCATGGATTGAGAGTACAAACATCGATTTGTCTGCCTCCACTATTTTGCTCACTGCAACATGCTGAaaatgggtttttgttttttaaaaaaagcctggTTGCATATAATGCATTGGAGAAAACATTCTAGAACTGTTTGAGTGAAAGCGTAACTTCCTGAAGTACGGACAGTCAGTGAGAGACTTACAGCAATCCCCAGAGTGGGTGTGATTCAGCAGCACTTGAGTCTGTGtgcttttccactgactttattAGGCAAAAGATCAGGCCCAGAATGCACAATTTCTACTCCCTATAAAGGCACTTGTGGAAAGATGTGACTGAGAACCAGTTTTTCCTCTAAGATGTACCCAACCTCTACAAGGGAGTGCCGGACCTTTGGAGAGTCTGACTGTACAAAAACAAGGTTTGTAAGCTCAAAATATGGTCACCTAAAATGAAAATGTCCCTGTGATAGTAAACACGCTCCCAGCCAACAGTGGTAAACTCTCCCGGAACCTGAACTGATCTGTTCTTTCCTAATTCTggaatttattaatttatttgtaaataatttaaaagaaaacatgctAATGAAAGGTGCCAGCCTGTAGACCAAAGGCCTGTATTTGTCTGCTGAATAGATACAGCCCACTTGGTGGCAGCAGAAGCTTccccactagggtgaccagatatcttGATATTATAGGGGGACAGTCCCGatgttcagggctttttcttatataggtgcctattaccccccatccctgtcttgatttttcacacttgctatctggtcaccctattccccaccctgccctgtcaATGTACTTAGAAGGAAAATCTCTATAAGAGTTAGAAGATAGCAGTGAGGCCATAGGCTCACACAGATGCCAATTAAGTTATAAGTTAACTGTGTTGCTGCTGGGGTAACAGATGGGTCTGCCTTATtcattactgtatttttaaaagattatccAGGGTGTCCAAAGCACTGGAGGGGTGCTCTTATTGCAGAGCAGTAACGAAGTTATTAAAATAAGGTGGTATTTGTATGACGTGGCTATAGTTTCATATCAGCCAAAGGGAATGGATTCCAAACACTATGGTGGTTGAAAAACAGTGTGCGCACACATATACATGCCTTACAATCAAGCCTGGGAGCCTTTTGTCCACCATGTTGTATGCTCTTCAACTTTATGTAGTTTAAATTCTTGGGTCACAAGTATTTCCAGGTTTCTCATTCTGTGTATGCCCCAAGAGAGACTGGGTTCTCTCAGTCCCCATCAGAGTCAGTGAGGGGTGAGGGCACCCAAGTTGATGTTCAGCACCTTGCGGGACTGGTCTGTTTGAACTTGGTAGCTATGAAGCCCCTGAAAGGGCCCACCCACAGGAACACTAAATGACCACCTTCTTAGGAAAGGAGGTGCCAAAATGGGAACCAAAGGCTACTAAAAAAGGCAAAGCAAAAGTACCGGGCAGGTGGCTATAAAAGAATGCCAATGCGGGACACTGAGCAGGGAACCCCAGGCAGTGCCCACGCTACCCCAAAAAGATCACCTTGCAGCTTGTCAGCTATTACAATACCCAGACTGGACTCCTTGAAACACTAAAAGGGGCACTCACCTCCATAGGGAAGTTGTGCCTGCGGCTTCGTTCCATGCCTATTAcaaagggaagggagaaagaCGAGACATTTTAGAATGAAGGAAGCTGAGTTTCAGACTTTTCAGTGTTACTGTGACTGACAGAAAAGAGAAGATAACACCAGTCATTGGAGAGGGAAGGGGTCCAGGAAATCTTTCTAGGTCTGCCGTGCACCCCCATTTCTTTGAATCATCACTCTAAGtttacattttgtttgaatgtttAGCACAACACAGTAAGGGGGAATTTTCAAATCAATTAATTGGTTATAGTTTTACATTGATTTTTATAGGAATTATACAGTTAAAATCATGAACAAAGTTTTGTAAATTTGGACATATGTATAGGGACTGGCCTAGCAAGCTTTTTAGTTAAGTAGTTCAGGCTTAATCCCAAAATTTGAAAATAATCATTGTGACGTGAAAGATCAATAAAGATCTAAGCTTCAAACACCCAAATAACTTGCTACTAGCGGAAATAACATCAAATGGAGAGTAAAAACTCATTTTTACAAGATCCAATAAGCTGAATGTATGTGATCAGATATAGATAGTGTATAGATCTTAAAGGATTGTTAACAGTTCAGTTTATACCACCCACTGCACATTTAGTGTAGGATATTAAAGCCATACAGAACACAGTAATATGGAGTATACTACTGATTCAGAAATGTGCTAGATAACTATTCAAGATTGTATTTTGTTGACATTTCCTTCAGTGTTTGTGTACACATGCTTTATCTGTATGTCTGTTTACTTCGCCATACTAAAAGCTATATAACTATTTAAAGAGTGCCATCCTGCACCATCTAGGTATTTAAGGTAGCACAGTAAAAGCAATCTAAAACAGAAAAGCAGGTTAATATTGTAACATTAAAATGGGTTATTGCCACCTGCAGATGAAAAGAACAGACCGAGGACCTGTGACAAGGATAAAAATAGAGGAAAAGAGGTTATAAATATGGGGCCAACAGTGGCCATAACAAACACATGCCTTTgg
This genomic interval carries:
- the FBXW12 gene encoding LOW QUALITY PROTEIN: F-box/WD repeat-containing protein 12 (The sequence of the model RefSeq protein was modified relative to this genomic sequence to represent the inferred CDS: deleted 2 bases in 1 codon) translates to MGSELLTLDCLVHVFSYLEAPDLLRAARVNQAWNEAAGTTSLWRRMCLDRWTFCNISNLTPGMQTWKQYYLHRSKLEHEMASGRPSADYICRSMRGHKGKIVGLAYLSDNEHVFGAGKLRSVVCTASTDGTIRAWQVQEGTQIWSSPSQEVPFVKVITVPQYKLAISTDAFGTIKVWHGETGEELAAFSTSSSSSSLVTYSVNNKPFLTVATAGGAIYTLEVPNLNQVSCIAAFQNSSIDLLLCSPDKQWLVAGSTENANTFPKMFYTDCLINPVDEPPVSSSMPVNNCAVVCWLPKTPARIAVMHQDRMAVQRNITVFDLAVKKSKYKTEVLAQQIASFTLPQSTWPTTILMEGHGTETILLGCGSNLKLYSIFGTQLEAFQHHNNTITSIWVDSFHVVTSSLDLSLRVYTWKKVNKISSLISRYYLLGGTHRWSRVMNSLHSQGVHSYSRTRVGLPTNPATLPNAAGTHLYTRSHLTTFRLLLLLLGLFFFFFFKNM